The proteins below are encoded in one region of Methanosarcina barkeri 3:
- a CDS encoding NAD(P)/FAD-dependent oxidoreductase produces the protein MKRYDVIVVGAGISGLLAALTLSKHGKKVLVLEKRQHLGGNCNSYMVDGYQVDTGAHAITHLIEGPLKRLMDNYFDFLPVFEEYGHYYVRTENTLVKVPSNLKDFVTFDVLPRKDRLLLSQTLTKAFTLSSFGIDLSDQSVYDFLPKSLSKETYDFVDTISAFLSGKSMKETSAQRVLSGSSFVRDSITQEQFDAMIGRLEPKKSQSTESILASVLPYHLHASLQARMTRVTQPFTSLERLATNNVNYSQGYPRKGLKALLNAVLYSLPETVEIKTRCEVKSILVQDGKISGVEADEVYNSDLVIYTGFATELPRLIMDLPQEYKANLEDIVHSKSLTIWLGLEKEFSDFNYTGSEIWFKDFAYWATPISNYDPSLAPKDKQLIGFSFVVDENKNEEEEIKKAYDTIFRAHPNIEKYIDMQHEQITVPEKAAVTINGKFADIRTPVRNLYVAGTDTDKRSMGITRASYSIIELLKILNEDGNLH, from the coding sequence ATGAAAAGATACGATGTAATTGTCGTCGGGGCGGGCATAAGCGGGCTTCTTGCAGCACTTACGCTTTCAAAGCATGGAAAAAAAGTCCTTGTTCTTGAAAAAAGACAGCATTTGGGCGGGAACTGCAACAGCTACATGGTAGATGGCTATCAGGTAGATACAGGAGCACACGCAATTACTCATCTGATTGAAGGACCTCTGAAGAGGTTGATGGATAATTACTTTGACTTTTTGCCTGTGTTTGAGGAATATGGGCATTATTACGTTCGGACTGAAAATACTCTTGTCAAAGTTCCTTCCAACCTCAAAGATTTCGTGACCTTTGATGTGCTTCCAAGAAAGGACAGACTACTACTTTCCCAGACTCTTACAAAAGCCTTTACTCTGTCTTCATTTGGAATAGATCTGTCCGACCAGTCAGTATATGATTTTCTGCCAAAAAGCCTTTCAAAAGAAACTTACGATTTTGTGGACACGATATCAGCTTTCCTCTCAGGTAAGTCAATGAAGGAAACCTCTGCCCAACGGGTTCTGTCAGGAAGCAGTTTTGTCAGAGACAGCATTACCCAGGAACAGTTTGATGCAATGATCGGAAGACTGGAACCCAAAAAGTCACAGTCTACAGAGTCTATCCTTGCCTCAGTCCTCCCGTACCATCTCCATGCCTCCCTTCAGGCCAGGATGACCAGGGTCACCCAGCCTTTTACCTCTCTGGAAAGGCTTGCAACAAATAATGTAAACTATTCTCAGGGTTATCCCAGAAAAGGCTTAAAAGCCCTGCTCAACGCTGTTCTTTATTCACTTCCGGAAACCGTTGAGATCAAAACGAGATGTGAGGTCAAATCCATCCTTGTACAGGACGGAAAGATTTCAGGCGTGGAAGCCGATGAAGTATATAACTCTGACCTCGTTATCTACACAGGTTTTGCAACCGAGCTTCCCAGACTTATAATGGATCTCCCTCAGGAGTATAAGGCAAATCTGGAAGATATAGTCCACAGCAAAAGCCTGACAATCTGGCTTGGACTGGAAAAAGAATTTTCCGATTTTAATTACACGGGATCAGAGATCTGGTTCAAGGATTTCGCCTACTGGGCAACACCCATAAGTAACTATGATCCTTCGCTTGCTCCAAAGGATAAACAGCTTATAGGCTTTTCTTTCGTGGTCGACGAAAATAAAAACGAAGAAGAGGAGATAAAAAAAGCCTACGATACGATTTTCCGTGCCCATCCAAACATTGAGAAATATATCGATATGCAGCACGAACAGATAACGGTTCCAGAAAAAGCCGCAGTTACCATTAACGGGAAATTCGCAGATATTCGAACTCCTGTTCGGAATCTGTACGTTGCGGGCACGGACACTGATAAACGCAGTATGGGAATTACTCGAGCTTCATATTCGATTATCGAGCTCCTGAAGATTCTTAACGAAGATGGAAATCTTCATTAA
- a CDS encoding methyltransferase cognate corrinoid protein, with protein sequence MTNQEIFDKLRDAIVNQNVAGTAQLCKEALAAGIPALDIITKGLSVGMKIVGDKFEAAEIFLPQIMMSGKAMSNAMEVLTPELEKSKEEGEEAGLAITFVAEGDIHDIGHRLVTTMLGANGFQIVDMGVDVQNEDVVEEAAKHKGEKVLLVGSALMTTSMLGQKDLMDRLREENLRDSVKCMFGGAPVSDKWISEIGADATAENAAEAAKVALEVMK encoded by the coding sequence ATGACAAATCAAGAGATATTTGATAAGTTACGCGACGCAATCGTAAATCAGAACGTCGCAGGTACTGCACAGCTATGCAAGGAGGCCCTGGCTGCAGGAATTCCGGCGCTTGATATTATTACGAAGGGCCTTTCCGTCGGAATGAAAATCGTCGGTGACAAGTTCGAAGCCGCCGAGATTTTCCTGCCCCAGATCATGATGTCTGGAAAAGCAATGAGCAATGCAATGGAAGTCCTTACCCCCGAACTTGAAAAGAGCAAGGAAGAAGGAGAAGAAGCTGGACTTGCAATTACTTTTGTTGCAGAAGGAGATATTCACGACATTGGTCACAGGCTTGTTACCACCATGTTAGGAGCAAACGGGTTCCAGATCGTTGACATGGGAGTTGACGTCCAGAATGAAGATGTTGTAGAAGAGGCTGCAAAGCACAAAGGAGAAAAGGTCCTCTTAGTAGGCTCAGCCCTTATGACCACCTCTATGCTCGGTCAGAAAGACCTGATGGACAGGCTTAGAGAAGAAAACCTCAGGGACAGTGTAAAGTGCATGTTCGGAGGAGCTCCTGTATCTGATAAATGGATTTCCGAAATTGGAGCAGATGCAACTGCAGAAAATGCTGCTGAAGCTGCAAAAGTTGCACTTGAGGTTATGAAATAA